CGCCCGGAGGGGGCCGCTGTCTTCCTCGTGCTGCATGAAGTGCGGGACCCCGGTAACCTGGGGACGATGATCCGCACGGCCGATGCCCTCGGTGCGCAGGCCGTGATCCTGTGCGGTAACTGCGTCGACCAGTACGAGCCAAAGGTGGTGCGGTCGACTGCGGGCTCCCTCTTCCACCTGCCAGTGGTTGAGGCCACCTGGCGGCAGATCAAGGGCTGGGCTGAGAACCACGAAGTCGTCCTGGCTGCCACGAGTCTCGAGGCGACCCTGGAGCTTGGCCGGTCGCCTCTCCCCTCTCGACTTGCCCTGGTGATCGGCAACGAGGCGCATGGCCTACCGGACGAGGTCTTGCAAGACGCAGGCTTGCAGGTTAGAATTCCTATGCGCGGACGGGCGGAGAGCCTCAATGCAGCGGCCGCAGCGGCGATAGTGCTCTATGAGGCGTCGCGAGGCCGCGACTGAGGCAAGGCCCGAGGTCTGTCGACGCCAACCGAATACTCAACGGTTCCGACGGAGAAAAGTAGACGGAAGTGCGAGGTCACAGAGCGGGAAGGCCACCGGCTGAGAGCCTTCCTGACTGGCGCACCGTCGAAGTTCACTCCCGAACTGCAAGCTGAAGGACCGATCCTGAGGTCGGGGACTGGTCTGCGTAGGCTGCGCCGGTTTGCTCCACCGTTACCCGGGGCCCCAGTTGCTAGACTAGGGTGGTATAGCGAGAGCCTCCGGCTTTCGTCCCTTGGGACGAGTTCGGAGGCTTTTTTGGTGCTCCGGCGCGATGGCCACCTTTGCCCCGTATCGCCCGGAGGCCGCGATGGGGGCAAGAGCTTTGCCATTACCCGACGGCCGGTATGGGCTGTTCACCGGCCATAAGCCGAGGGAGAGGTACCTATGAAAGAGACCCTGCAGAAGCTGCAGGAAGAGGCGATTGCTGCACTGCAGGCCGCCAAGACCGAGCAG
The nucleotide sequence above comes from Armatimonadia bacterium. Encoded proteins:
- a CDS encoding RNA methyltransferase, which produces MIESPHNQLVKTARSLHDSKGRELAGLFLAEGPSVVAEALAYAPGIEWIAWCPPLGDGTGQELVDAAQEAGLTVHEMSERAFAALSDARSPQGIAAVLQIRASSLNAIRPEGAAVFLVLHEVRDPGNLGTMIRTADALGAQAVILCGNCVDQYEPKVVRSTAGSLFHLPVVEATWRQIKGWAENHEVVLAATSLEATLELGRSPLPSRLALVIGNEAHGLPDEVLQDAGLQVRIPMRGRAESLNAAAAAAIVLYEASRGRD